In Oryza glaberrima chromosome 8, OglaRS2, whole genome shotgun sequence, the following are encoded in one genomic region:
- the LOC127781424 gene encoding YTH domain-containing protein ECT1-like isoform X2 — translation MIPPQSEIVGENNASKSAAKEQGASSSKSPKGAQEKASFLGKGGEQPFYQPNVYAPQPQTIYSGGYLNHLGQWEEYPHYVNMEGLHSVSPGIYNDNQSIMLSPGYANNPQMMYGAYSPGVGDGQPYLPLHFPFSSPYYQPPASPSMGYSNSATGMSQGDPMLQQEYFLPDGLLYSPTPGYHQPFGSFDRASTQPSSTPGLFGQGNTPLAFGMHHGSMYAPGSYKPRQQGGKFGGTTPSWSSGRRFGTFDLSANQQKGSMPFGIQNGALEFLNEQNRGPRATKPKKQDTENSSIDDKNEKNVPLVDSELYNRPDFVTEYKDAKFFVIKSYTEDHVHRSIKYNVWASTASGNRKLDSAYRLAKEKEDYCPIFLFFSVNGSGQFCGVAEMIGPVDFDKSVDYWQQDKWSGQFPVKWHIIKDVPNNLLRHIILENNDNKPVTNSRDTQEVKLEHGLQMLTIFKNHESETNILEDFDFYEQREKALQENRRQQQPASPELQKPAENKALGELMAHISDTFGQTVQLKETENGESKPAVEGVSSADEASTATTKAEDGTASTNASPVE, via the exons ATGATTCCACCGCAATCAGAAATTGTAGGTGAGAACAACGCATCCAAGAGTGCTGCTAAAGAGCAG GGTGCTAGCTCCTCAAAATCACCAAAGGGTGCACAAGAGAAGGCTAGTTTTTTGGGTAAAGGTGGAGAACAACCTTTCTACCAACCCAATGTGTACGCACCTCAGCCACAAACAATCTATTCTGGAG GATACCTGAACCATTTGGGCCAATGGGAAGAATACCCCCATTATGTCAATATGGAAGGACTCCATTCTGTATCACCT GGAATTTACAACGACAACCAGTCAATCATGTTATCTCCTGGATATGCAAACAACCCTCAAATGATGTATGGAGCTTATTCTCCTGGCGTTGGAGATGGCCAGCCATACCTCCCATTGCACTTTCCCTTCTCAAGTCCTTACTACCAGCCACCAGCCTCTCCTAGCATGGGATACTCTAATTCCGCCACTGGAATGTCTCAAGGAGATCCTATGCTGCAGCAGGAGTACTTCCTTCCTGACGGCCTTCTCTACTCGCCAACACCAGGTTATCATCAACCATTCGGGTCTTTTGACAGAG CATCCACCCAACCAAGCAGCACTCCTGGTTTGTTTGGTCAAGGGAACACACCGCTGGCCTTTGGAATG CATCATGGGTCAATGTATGCCCCTGGATCCTATAAGCCACGCCAACAAGGTGGTAAGTTTGGAGGCACTACTCCAAGTTGGAGTTCTGGTCGCAGATTTGGTACTTTTGACTTAAGCGCCAATCAACAGAAAGGGAGCATGCCATTTGGTATTCAGAATGGTGCTCTTGAGTTCCTGAATGAGCAAAACCGTGGGCCACGTGCTACAAAACCAAAGAAACAAGACACAGAGAACTCTTCAATAGATgacaaaaatgagaaaaatgttCCTCTGGTTGATAGTGAACTGTATAATCGCCCTGATTTTGTCACTGAATACAAGGATGCAAAATTTTTTGTAATAAAGTCCTACACTGAGGACCATGTACATAGGAGCATTAAGTACAATGTTTGGGCCAGTACAGCTAGTGGGAATAGAAAGCTGGATTCTGCTTATCGCTTggccaaagaaaaagaagactaTTGccctatttttctatttttctcg GTTAATGGCAGTGGTCAGTTCTGTGGTGTAGCTGAGATGATTGGACCTGTCGATTTTGACAAAAGTGTCGATTATTGGCAGCAGGACAAGTGGAGTGGCCAGTTCCCTGTGAAGTGGCACATTATTAAGGATGTCCCGAACAACCTGCTGCGGCACATCATTCTTGAGAACAATGACAACAAACCGGTAACTAATAGCAGGGACACCCAGGAG GTGAAGCTGGAACATGGTCTGCAGATGTTAACTATCTTCAAGAACCATGAATCGGAGACGAACATTCTTGAAGACTTCGACTTCTATGAGCAGCGGGAGAAAGCCTTGCAGGAGAATAGACGTCAGCAGCAGCCTGCCAGCCCAGAGCTGCAGAAACCAGCAGAGAATAAGGCCCTAGGAGAACTTATGGCCCACATCTCAGACACATTTGGTCAGACTGTCCAGCTAAAAGAAACTGAGAATGGCGAAAGCAAGCCTGCAGTTGAGGGTGTTTCTTCAGCTGATGAAGCGTCCACCGCAACCACCAAGGCTGAAGATGGAACGGCGAGCACGAACGCTAGCCCTGTGGAGTAA
- the LOC127781424 gene encoding YTH domain-containing protein ECT1-like isoform X1, whose protein sequence is MIPPQSEIVGENNASKSAAKEQILSSTNEKMTTSVPQGASSSKSPKGAQEKASFLGKGGEQPFYQPNVYAPQPQTIYSGGYLNHLGQWEEYPHYVNMEGLHSVSPGIYNDNQSIMLSPGYANNPQMMYGAYSPGVGDGQPYLPLHFPFSSPYYQPPASPSMGYSNSATGMSQGDPMLQQEYFLPDGLLYSPTPGYHQPFGSFDRASTQPSSTPGLFGQGNTPLAFGMHHGSMYAPGSYKPRQQGGKFGGTTPSWSSGRRFGTFDLSANQQKGSMPFGIQNGALEFLNEQNRGPRATKPKKQDTENSSIDDKNEKNVPLVDSELYNRPDFVTEYKDAKFFVIKSYTEDHVHRSIKYNVWASTASGNRKLDSAYRLAKEKEDYCPIFLFFSVNGSGQFCGVAEMIGPVDFDKSVDYWQQDKWSGQFPVKWHIIKDVPNNLLRHIILENNDNKPVTNSRDTQEVKLEHGLQMLTIFKNHESETNILEDFDFYEQREKALQENRRQQQPASPELQKPAENKALGELMAHISDTFGQTVQLKETENGESKPAVEGVSSADEASTATTKAEDGTASTNASPVE, encoded by the exons ATGATTCCACCGCAATCAGAAATTGTAGGTGAGAACAACGCATCCAAGAGTGCTGCTAAAGAGCAG ATTCTTTCTAGTACAAATGAGAAAATGACTACTAGTGTTCCCCAGGGTGCTAGCTCCTCAAAATCACCAAAGGGTGCACAAGAGAAGGCTAGTTTTTTGGGTAAAGGTGGAGAACAACCTTTCTACCAACCCAATGTGTACGCACCTCAGCCACAAACAATCTATTCTGGAG GATACCTGAACCATTTGGGCCAATGGGAAGAATACCCCCATTATGTCAATATGGAAGGACTCCATTCTGTATCACCT GGAATTTACAACGACAACCAGTCAATCATGTTATCTCCTGGATATGCAAACAACCCTCAAATGATGTATGGAGCTTATTCTCCTGGCGTTGGAGATGGCCAGCCATACCTCCCATTGCACTTTCCCTTCTCAAGTCCTTACTACCAGCCACCAGCCTCTCCTAGCATGGGATACTCTAATTCCGCCACTGGAATGTCTCAAGGAGATCCTATGCTGCAGCAGGAGTACTTCCTTCCTGACGGCCTTCTCTACTCGCCAACACCAGGTTATCATCAACCATTCGGGTCTTTTGACAGAG CATCCACCCAACCAAGCAGCACTCCTGGTTTGTTTGGTCAAGGGAACACACCGCTGGCCTTTGGAATG CATCATGGGTCAATGTATGCCCCTGGATCCTATAAGCCACGCCAACAAGGTGGTAAGTTTGGAGGCACTACTCCAAGTTGGAGTTCTGGTCGCAGATTTGGTACTTTTGACTTAAGCGCCAATCAACAGAAAGGGAGCATGCCATTTGGTATTCAGAATGGTGCTCTTGAGTTCCTGAATGAGCAAAACCGTGGGCCACGTGCTACAAAACCAAAGAAACAAGACACAGAGAACTCTTCAATAGATgacaaaaatgagaaaaatgttCCTCTGGTTGATAGTGAACTGTATAATCGCCCTGATTTTGTCACTGAATACAAGGATGCAAAATTTTTTGTAATAAAGTCCTACACTGAGGACCATGTACATAGGAGCATTAAGTACAATGTTTGGGCCAGTACAGCTAGTGGGAATAGAAAGCTGGATTCTGCTTATCGCTTggccaaagaaaaagaagactaTTGccctatttttctatttttctcg GTTAATGGCAGTGGTCAGTTCTGTGGTGTAGCTGAGATGATTGGACCTGTCGATTTTGACAAAAGTGTCGATTATTGGCAGCAGGACAAGTGGAGTGGCCAGTTCCCTGTGAAGTGGCACATTATTAAGGATGTCCCGAACAACCTGCTGCGGCACATCATTCTTGAGAACAATGACAACAAACCGGTAACTAATAGCAGGGACACCCAGGAG GTGAAGCTGGAACATGGTCTGCAGATGTTAACTATCTTCAAGAACCATGAATCGGAGACGAACATTCTTGAAGACTTCGACTTCTATGAGCAGCGGGAGAAAGCCTTGCAGGAGAATAGACGTCAGCAGCAGCCTGCCAGCCCAGAGCTGCAGAAACCAGCAGAGAATAAGGCCCTAGGAGAACTTATGGCCCACATCTCAGACACATTTGGTCAGACTGTCCAGCTAAAAGAAACTGAGAATGGCGAAAGCAAGCCTGCAGTTGAGGGTGTTTCTTCAGCTGATGAAGCGTCCACCGCAACCACCAAGGCTGAAGATGGAACGGCGAGCACGAACGCTAGCCCTGTGGAGTAA
- the LOC127781425 gene encoding serine/threonine-protein kinase STY13-like → MAEGAKFHGIVGAVGAHDVGGNFCDMGYYQKLGEGSNMSIDSLNSMQTSIYGGSVAMSVDNSSVASSDSRTGMLKHPGLRGPVIVSSYSVGNSIFRPGRVSHALSDDALAQALMDSRFPTETLKDYEEWTIDLGKLHIGMPFAQGAFGKLYRGTYNGGDVAIKLLERPEADPEKAQLLEQQFVQEVMMLATLRHSNIVKFVGACRKPMVWCIVTEYAKGGSVRNFLNRRQNRSVPLKLAVKQALDVARGMAYVHGLGFIHRDLKSDNLLISGDKSIKIADFGVARIEVKTEGMTPETGTYRWMAPEVIQHRPYDQKVDVYSFGIVLWELVTGNLPFANMTAVQAAFAVVNKGVRPAIPHDCLPALAEIMTRCWDANPDARPPFTEVVRMLEQVEMEVVNTVRRARFRCCISQPMTLD, encoded by the exons ATGGCGGAAGGTGCCAAATTCCATGGGATCGTTGGCGCTGTTGGCGCGCATGATGTTGGCGGGAACTTCTGTGACATGGGGTACTACCAGAAGCTAGGGGAGGGCTCCAACATGTCGATCGATAGCCTTAACAGCATGCAGACAAGCATATACGGTGGTTCGGTTGCAATGTCAGTGGACAACAGTAGTGTTGCGTCTAGTGACTCTCGTACCGGGATGCTTAAGCATCCTGGCCTCAGGGGTCCAGTCATTGTGTCTAGCTATTCTGTCGGGAACAGCATTTTCCGTCCAGGGCGTGTGTCGCATGCCTTGAGTGATGATGCATTGGCACAGGCTTTGATGGACTCTAGGTTCCCCACTGAGACACTCAAGGATTACGAGGAGTGGACCATTGATTTGGGTAAGCTGCACATAGGGATGCCATTTGCACAAGGTGCCTTTGGGAAGCTCTATAGGGGAACCTACAATGGAGGCGATGTCGCAATTAAGCTTTTGGAGAGGCCAGAGGCTGACCCTGAGAAAGCTCAGTTGTTGGAGCAGCAATTTGTGCAAGAAGTCATGATGCTCGCAACGTTGAGGCACTCAAATATTGTCAAGTTTGTTGGTGCATGCAGGAAGCCAATGGTTTGGTGTATTGTGACTGAGTATGCGAAGGGCGGATCCGTTAGGAATTTTTTGAATAGAAGGCAGAATAGGTCTGTCCCACTGAAGCTTGCAGTGAAACAGGCATTGGATGTTGCACGTGGCATGGCATATGTTCATGGCCTTGGATTTATTCACAGAGATCTTAAGTCAGACAACCTATTGATTTCTGGAGACAAATCTATCAAGATTGCTGACTTTGGAGTGGCTAGGATTGAAGTGAAGACTGAGGGAATGACACCTGAAACAGGAACTTACCGCTGGATGGCTCC TGAGGTGATCCAGCACAGACCATATGACCAAAAAGTCGATGTCTACAGTTTTGGCATCGTCCTGTGGGAGCTAGTAACTGGGAACCTTCCTTTTGCAAACATGACAGCAGTGCAAGCTGCATTTGCGGTGGTGAACAAGGGTGTCCGCCCAGCCATACCCCATGACTGCCTCCCTGCCCTCGCGGAGATCATGACCAGGTGCTGGGATGCAAATCCTGATGCCCGTCCCCCGTTCACCGAGGTGGTCAGGATGCTGGAGCAAGTGGAGATGGAGGTCGTTAACACTGTCCGGAGGGCCCGCTTCCGGTGTTGCATCTCCCAGCCAATGACCCTAGACTGA
- the LOC127783246 gene encoding chloroplast envelope membrane protein, with amino-acid sequence MSRSAVSSEGGIALRLFVDWRIRRRRVCACKMFDTGSQRGRVRQLVAFAKKRRRPKKQPSRRPWWKAWFSDWNDEEESLSGWREDEELLEEVGGEEGLSDDEKFETWKRKAEAIVELREARQDAMNAEGRSWEDWIGGGSSTAGDGGGDWGGDLDVSDLITDDPTEIVRDKGLIETFRDSVDEDYNDMLFEDRVFLYASTNSAKFLALLIVIPWALDFLVHDYVLMPFLERYVQKVPLAAELLDVRRSQKLLMVKDINTEKARYRFEVEIGKSPPLSDDELWSELREKAIELRDEWRLENRKAFANIWSDMVYGISLFLLMYFNQSKVAMLKFTGYKLLNNISDSGKAFLIILVSDILLGYHSESGWHSLVEVILEHYGLEADQAAITFFVCLVPVALDVFIKFWVYKYLPRLSPSVGNILDEIKRH; translated from the exons CCGCGGTAAGCTCTGAAGGCGGCATTGCGCTCCGGCTCTTCGTGGACTGGAGGATCCGGCGCCGGAGGGTCTGCGCATGCAAGATGTTCGACACTGGTTCCCAAAGGGGTAGGGTGAGGCAGCTGGTGGCTTTTGCCAAGAAGAGGAGGCGGCCCAAGAAGcagccgtcgcggcggccgtggtggaAGGCGTGGTTCTCGGACTggaacgacgaggaggagagcttGTCTGGCTGGAGGGAGGATGAGGAGCTGCTCGAGGAGGTTGGCGGCGAGGAAGGGCTGTCGGACGACGAGAAGTTTGAGACGTGGAAGAGGAAGGCCGAGGCTATTGTCGAGCTGCGGGAGGCGCGGCAGGATGCCATGAACGCGGAAGGGCGCTCGTGGGAGGATTGGATTGGCGGGGGCAGTAGCACAGCgggggatggcggcggtgaCTGGGGTGGGGATTTGGATGTGTCAGACCTGATAACGGATGATCCTACAGAGATAGTGAGGGATAAAGGTTTGATTGAAACTTTCAGAGACTCTGTAGATGAAGATTACAATGACATGCTGTTTGAAGACCGGGTTTTTCTGTATGCTTCAACGAATTCG GCCAAATTTCTAGCATTATTGATTGTGATTCCATGGGCGTTGGATTTTCTGGTTCATGACTATGTTCTGATGCCATTTTTGGAAAG GTACGTCCAGAAGGTACCACTTGCTGCTGAGCTGCTTGATGTAAGGCGCAGCCAGAAACTCCTGATGGTAAAGGACATAAATACTGAGAAAGCAAGATATCGTTTTGAAGTAGAGATTGGTAAATCTCCTCCACTTTCTGATGATGAGCTCTGGTCAGAGTTGCGGGAAAAAGC GATAGAGTTGAGAGATGAATGGAGATTAGAAAACCGAAAAGCGTTTGCAAATATCTGGTCTGAcatggtttatggaatttccCTATTCCTTCTTATGTACTTCAACCAGAGCAAA GTTGCGATGCTGAAATTCACAGGATATAAGTTACTAAATAATATTTCAGACAGTGGGAAAGCATTCCTTATAATTCTAGTTTCAGACATCCTTCTAGG GTACCATTCAGAGTCAGGTTGGCATTCTTTGGTAGAAGTTATTCTCGAGCACTACGGCCTTGAAGCCGATCAAGCTGCAATCACCTTCTTTGTTTGTCTGGTTCCTGTTGCCTTGGatgtatttataaaattttgg GTATACAAATACCTTCCAAGATTATCACCTAGTGTGGGTAACATTTTGGATGAAATAAAGCGTCATTAG